In Rosa chinensis cultivar Old Blush chromosome 1, RchiOBHm-V2, whole genome shotgun sequence, a genomic segment contains:
- the LOC112182427 gene encoding MLO-like protein 12, with product MELEYERTLEKTPTWAVAVVCFVLLVISIFIEHVINFIGKWFKSRHKRALYEALEKLKSELMLLGFLSLLLTVLQDPIAGICIPKSVAATWHPCNDATPDSKARKLHESSDSVFSFRRKLATKGYDKCTKNGKVAFVSAYGIHQLHVFIFVLAVFHVLYCITTLALGRHKMRIWKYWENETKTVEYQFSTDPERFRYARDTSFGRRHLNFWSQSPVFLWIVCFFRQFFRSVTKTDYLTLRHGFIMAHLAPGSETTFDFRKYISRSLEDDFLVIVEISPIIWFSAVLFLLSNAYGWYSYLWLPFISLFIILLVGTKLQVIITMMGMRIQERGGVVMGAPLVQPGDHYFWFGLPRFMLFLIHFVLFQNAFQLAFFAWSTWQFGIDSCFHQTPEDIAIRISMGVIIQVLCSYVTLPLYALVTQMGSSMKPTVFNEGVAEAVKSWHHKAKKKVKHSLHSERSTPFSSRPETPTHGMSPVHLLHNVNNRSDEDDLFPPPEASIVVEMEHLDTEGSQKNNVGPSERGAIRQTSTVRELGQIHEPPAPSPSQAQHVVKSPSSFSFGTSRK from the exons ATGGAACTTGAATATGAGCGTACATTAGAGAAAACACCAACATGGGCAGTTGCTGTGGTCTGTTTTGTGTTGCTTGTAATATCAATTTTCATTGAGCATGTCATAAACTTCATAGGAAAG TGGTTTAAAAGTAGACACAAGCGAGCTCTCTATGAAGCTCTTGAGAAGCTCAAATCAG AGCTTATGCTGTTGGGATTCCTGTCCTTGCTCCTAACAGTTCTACAAGATCCAATCGCTGGTATATGTATACCGAAGAGTGTTGCAGCCACTTGGCATCCTTGCAATGATGCCACTCCAGATAGTAAGGCTAGAAAACTTCATGAATCCTCAGATTCTGTCTTCAGTTTCCGGCGCAAATTAGCCACAAAAGGATATGATAAGTGCACGAAGAAT GGTAAAGTTGCCTTTGTATCTGCATATGGGATTCACCAGCTCCATGTATTTATCTTTGTGCTAGCAGTTTTTCATGTGCTCTACTGCATCACAACCTTGGCTTTGGGAAGACACAAG ATGAGAATATGGAAGTATTGGGAGAATGAGACAAAAACAGTTGAATACCAGTTCAGTACTG ATCCAGAAAGATTTAGGTATGCGAGGGATACATCATTCGGTAGAAGGCATTTGAACTTCTGGAGCCAGTCACCAGTTTTCCTTTGGATT GTGTGCTTCTTCAGACAGTTCTTCAGGTCAGTTACTAAGACTGATTACCTGACTCTGAGGCATGGCTTTATCATG GCACATTTAGCACCTGGGAGTGAAACGACCTTTGATTTTCGAAAGTACATAAGTAGATCTCTTGAAGATGACTTCTTAGTTATTGTTGAGATCAG TCCAATTATATGGTTCTCTGCAGTGTTGTTCCTGTTGTCTAACGCATATG GATGGTATTCTTATCTCTGGCTGCCATTTATCTCCTTATTT ataatcctcttggtgggaactaaACTACAAGTGATTATAACCATGATGGGGATGAGGATCCAGGAAAGAGGGGGTGTGGTGATGGGTGCACCGCTTGTTCAACCTGGTGATCACTACTTCTGGTTTGGACTGCCCCGCTTCATGCTCTTCCTCATCCACTTTGTTTTGTTCCAG aatgcATTTCAGCTGGCCTTCTTTGCATGGAGTACA TGGCAGTTTGGCATAGATTCTTGCTTCCACCAAACCCCTGAAGATATCGCCATCAGGATCTCAATGGG GGTTATCATACAAGTTTTATGTAGTTATGTGACTCTGCCGCTCTATGCTTTAGTGACACAG ATGGGTTCTAGTATGAAACCCACTGTTTTTAATGAGGGAGTGGCAGAAGCAGTGAAAAGTTGGCATcacaaagcaaaaaagaaagtAAAGCACAGCCTGCATTCAGAGAGAAGCACACCATTCTCAAGTAGGCCTGAAACTCCTACACATGGCATGTCACCAGTTCATCTATTGCACAATGTCAACAACCGCAGTGATGAGGATGACTTGTTTCCACCTCCAGAAGCATCAATCGTCGTCGAAATGGAACATTTGGACACTGAAGGTTCACAAAAGAACAATGTTGGACCGAGTGAAAGAGGAGCAATTAGGCAAACTAGTACTGTTAGAGAATTAGGCCAAATTCATGAGCCTCCAGCTCCAAGCCCCTCTCAGGCTCAGCATGTAGTTAAAAGTCCGTCAAGCTTCTCATTTGGTACATCAAGAAAGTGA